GAGGCGGCTGGAAGTTGGTATCCTGCTACTGTTACTTATAAATAAACAGAGCGTTTTACGATTCTCAAACCTGCAGTCACAGGAATAATACAGAAGCAATTGTGAAGCATAAATCTTAATTTATTTAAGGTTCAACTGAGTAGTACGCAAGAAAACGAAAAATTTCAGTGCGAATCTGACGTGCTGTGTTCCGAAAGAGCATTCTTTCAGGAAGGAGGAAGCggtggcatttaaaaaatatctttctctttttttcagctCAACCTCAGCGGCTTCCTCAGCCAACCGCCTCCGTGGAGCCTGGCGACGGAGATGCGggccagagccaaaatggccgccgcgtGGGCCTGAGCAATGGCGCCGGGCTGGAGCCGAGGAGGCACCCGTCTACGGTTTCCCACAAGGTCCAGCGCAAGCTGCAGTCCAGCCTGTCGGTGCACAGCGacagcagcaggaagagcaAGACCAGCTCCGGCTCCTCCCACAAACCTGGCTCCTCCCCCGAAGGTAGGCCTCGCCCCCTTTTAGGCCTCCTCATGCCACCGCTGCACTAAAAACACTGTCCCGTACGGGAATCGCTCAGCTGGGGGAACCTGAACTCCCCTcccatcgcccccccctccccctcacccaacTCAATTTCCGGATATCAAAGTGTCAGGCTCTTAAATTCCAGGGCTCTTTGTTCTCATaatgcacacaggtacacttTTTAGAGTGCAGTGCTGGCGTTCACACTTCCCCCGGCCCACGCCCTGTCAGTGATGAATGCCTTCCGTGCATTAAGGGCACTTTGCGCAATATGGATATGATATGATGTGTGAGTTATAAAGACCGCCTGGGTGCGGAGATGAGAAAAAACAGtcgggggtggggtttgggggggtggggggaaggaggAGTTGCTGCTCTAAATTAACTTGGTCCAAACGCTTAAGTAATAAATCTTTTCTGTTTTCggatgttattttttaattttttaaaatttattattttttttaagtggcttTGAGCATCTGGTTTCTCTCACACCATCTCAGACCTTTGAGCGGGCCCCGAGCCCTGCTCTTGAGTTTGTGTATAATATGATCTAATCAAGATGAACTTGCTTCTGAAGACACCTTGtacctccccccttccccccacccccctcgttTGAGAgcttttggggtggggaggggggggaggtgggcagggggggcggagctgagggCCCCGGTAATAATGAGATGTGTGtggagagcgagcgaggggcCCGGCCGTCCCGAGGAGATTGATGGTCGCCGGAGGTGTGACCTTTTAATGAGGCCCGAGCGGAGCGGGGGCCCCGCTGGGCGGCGGCGTCCGGCTCCCCCCGCGCGCGCCAGTCGCCGCTAACAGCGTCCCGTCATTACTGCCGGctcccgcccgccgccgcgaATCACACTTCCGCACCTCCATTCCGGctccgccgccgccccgccccgcgccgcgccgccgccgctaacATCCCCCCGCTTCTGCTCTCTCGGCCTCATTAATTtccatcagagagagagagagagagagggacattttattctatttaaaaataatatcgtaattataataaaaatggtttgttttttttgtgtgtccgtgtgtgtgtgtgtgtttgtgtgttgtgtgtgcgtgtatgtatatgtatgcatgcctacatacatacatgcatacatgcatgcatgcatacacatcaGAACATGCGCGTATGCAGACATGTATTTCCAAGGGTCATGTGTGGTGCATTAATAGGACATGTTGAAACTTTTTGGAGAAAATCAAAAGATTTTGGATATCGCTGTTTTTATAGATTTGGAGAAACCTTTTGAAAGGCCGACTCCAGGTATTACACTCTAAATATTGAGAAGCGTTTGATATACAATTAACAAGAAGGACTGCAAAGGAACTAAATCCGATGAAAAAGGCCATAGCTGAAGTGCTTATGACTGTTATTACTGTGGAGTTTACAGTATGTCAGTTATTTATGGGCTCTTGTACGCATGTTAGTGAACGAGCGgcttatttatatttagttCCCCTTAGAAAGCACCAAAGCTGCTGTTGTGTTTAATGTTTACAGGGATTAGCATTAATCTGTGTgtcaggggagggggagtgttAGTGTAATATAAAGCTCTAGATGTACTGCGTCCAAGGGGGATTTATCTCTCGGCTTCTGACTCATGAGTTTGCCTGCGCGAGGAATCCATAATAGCGCTAACACTGCGTACCCATCACTCACCCCGTGTGTCCtaactcttcttttttttaaaaatgaatggcttatacttacaaaataatttatactgCATGTTTGGGAAGGCCTTGGCGTGAATGCGTGTTGTGTACGGGTCCGGAAGCTTCCGCCCATTCTACCTGCCGGCTGCTGCTAAATCTTAATGTTGTTTCCTGTGAATTGCAACTAAGAATTTTGGGTTGCCATGTTCACAGTTCCTGTTAAGATGGTCGTGCTGAGGGAACTTAGGGTTGCCATGTTAGTATGACTCCCCTATGGTTTCCATGTTCAAATTCTTATTATGGTTGCCAATTTTGAGGAAACATAGGGTTGGCATGTTGTTATAACTCCCCTGGGGTTTCCATGTTCAAATTTCTCTTATGGTTGCCATGATGAGGAAACTTTGGGTTGCCATGTTGGTGGCAACACTTTGGGTTTCCCTGTTGATGTGGAATGCTCCTTCCTGTCCTTTTTCTCCCTCGCTGCGTCAGCTGACGATCGGTggcacctcctctctgtcccctctctcctcctgtcttGTCCGTCAGAGCGCTGCGCCTCTCTAATTCTGGCCTGTCTGTCGTGTCGCTGCGCTGATTTGTCGGCGGGGCTGCTGGAGTCGTGCTCCGCCTGCCTGCACGCCGCGGCCTGCGACGGCTGCTGCTCCCGCTGCTGGGCGGAGCTCCAGGACACCCCCGGCGAGGACCTGCGCTGCCCCgcccgctgccccgcccactgcgACCCCGAGCTCTGCGAGCCCTGCTGCGAGCCCGCCGAGTGTCTGGAGTTCTGTCTCGAGTGCGTCGACCTCTGCCACAATAGCTAGCGCTcagaaccagagagagagagagggagagggggagagagagagagggaatgcgGCCCAGGCCAATGACCCTGTAAGTGAACACATTAAGCATCGCAAtggtttacaaataaaaaaccaaaactcCCACCCCTGTTATGTGTGACTCCTAGGGGCCTGTGTGAAAGCTTGGGGAGTCATATTCTGGACCCGATGTAAAGGCCAGAAACATGTAGATTTTCATGAAttattgcactttaaaaaaaaaacaacaaaaaaaacaaaaaagcaattcaaataattttagaCGTATCCCAGATTGAGGTCCTATAAATTTTTTGAAGAACTCTGTCCGTGTATGCTGATGTGACTTTGTCCAAAATGTATAATTCCATTATATCTTTGATGAAGTTTAGGCTtatgctgtgtgtctgttcaaGGATTAGGCAAGGCAGAAGCAAGCACTTGCCAAGAGACATCATAACAAATCATTCTTACCTGAATTTTTCGCTTGCTGAGTGTACATATATTTTCCCATCACTTTGGGGTATTGGACCGGAAAACAGAATCCCCTCTCCACAactgcatgcagacacacacacaagcacgcacaacATGTCACATGAATGctttcctcctctgtcctcataACCCCTATTTCCCGCATTTCTCCTGGCTGAAGTCTAGCTGAGCTCTATCATGGCACCCCACTGCTTTATTTCCAGAGAGTAGCTCCGGCCCTCTGACCCATTCCCGCCACAGGGGCCTTTGTTGTCCTGGCGGTCATCCTAACCGCCCCGCTCCACCTGAGCCTTCTCCCGCCACTCGCTCCCGCTCGCTATGCGCCGCTCTACCATCCTTCTGATGTTGACCCTCCTCTTTCCCACACGATACCCGCGGTTTCCCCCGAGCTGATTTCGGCCTTTCCTCGAGCCGGGCGCTCCGCCGTCGCCCGCCGCTGGACGCCGTTACTGTGGCGGGTCCGCTCGGCAATAAATTTTCCCGTTATAGATCCGCCCGTCTCCGCTGTGTACATAACCTAGCCGCTGCCTTTTCCCCCAGATTCAGACTAATCACAGCTGCTAAATTATACATCCAAGTGAATAACTGAGTTATTGAAGTACataatgttatatatttatataattttcattgcataaattaaatatagccGAGTTCAGGTCTC
The nucleotide sequence above comes from Anguilla rostrata isolate EN2019 chromosome 7, ASM1855537v3, whole genome shotgun sequence. Encoded proteins:
- the mdfic gene encoding myoD family inhibitor domain-containing protein isoform X2, translated to MSQKTVLPPEGPAGPARGTPPERSLLLSDFHDACDNRSDSAAPEEEVARSPPESPSEGRGTAPGGNSTNGELVRTQPQRLPQPTASVEPGDGDAGQSQNGRRVGLSNGAGLEPRRHPSTVSHKVQRKLQSSLSVHSDSSRKSKTSSGSSHKPGSSPEERCASLILACLSCRCADLSAGLLESCSACLHAAACDGCCSRCWAELQDTPGEDLRCPARCPAHCDPELCEPCCEPAECLEFCLECVDLCHNS